A single window of Planktothrix serta PCC 8927 DNA harbors:
- the dnaN gene encoding DNA polymerase III subunit beta, translated as MKIIVEQDKLSSNLSWVSRAIPSRPNHPILSNILVDADAENQRLNLTAFDLSLGIRASMSATVEEGGTLTVPAKLFNDIVSRLPGGEITLDDEIGEAVVTLTSSSGEYQIRGMAAEEYPELPSIQGEDSIHLAAESLISGLKGTLFATSPDETKQVLTGVHLKVQNNTIEFASTDGHRLAVVQTENLSETDPDEELEEFEVTVPARALREVERMVAMRSGEKDDSPVIITLRFDESQVIFELGEQRLNTRKLEGAYPAYRQLIPSQFLNQINLDRRGFVGALERIAVLASQKNDIVKCTVDHVNQQIALSVEAADVGNALESLPAQISGDEPKELAFNVKYLLEGLKVFNTSEISIQLNAATSPVIVNPLGGIKMIYLVMPVQLRN; from the coding sequence TCTTGGGTTTCTAGGGCGATTCCTTCTCGTCCGAATCATCCGATTTTATCTAATATTTTAGTTGATGCAGATGCCGAAAATCAACGCTTAAATTTAACGGCATTTGATTTAAGTTTAGGTATTCGGGCGAGTATGTCAGCAACGGTTGAGGAAGGTGGAACTTTAACCGTCCCGGCTAAATTATTTAATGATATTGTCTCCCGTTTACCAGGGGGAGAAATCACCCTAGATGATGAAATTGGAGAGGCTGTTGTTACCTTAACTTCTAGTTCGGGGGAATATCAAATCCGAGGAATGGCGGCAGAAGAATATCCAGAATTACCGTCTATTCAAGGAGAAGATTCGATTCATTTGGCGGCAGAATCTTTAATTTCTGGATTGAAGGGGACGTTATTTGCTACCAGTCCCGATGAAACAAAACAAGTTTTAACCGGAGTACATTTAAAGGTTCAAAATAATACGATAGAATTTGCTTCAACCGATGGTCATCGATTAGCCGTTGTGCAAACGGAAAATTTAAGCGAAACTGATCCCGATGAAGAATTAGAGGAATTTGAAGTTACTGTTCCCGCACGGGCTTTAAGGGAAGTGGAACGGATGGTGGCGATGCGAAGTGGTGAAAAAGATGATTCTCCGGTAATTATCACATTGCGATTTGATGAAAGTCAAGTGATTTTTGAGTTAGGCGAACAACGGTTAAATACTCGCAAATTAGAAGGAGCTTATCCCGCTTATCGTCAGTTGATTCCGAGTCAATTTTTAAATCAGATTAATTTAGATCGACGGGGATTTGTGGGAGCCTTAGAACGAATTGCTGTTTTAGCTTCCCAAAAAAATGATATTGTTAAATGTACCGTTGATCATGTTAATCAACAAATTGCTTTATCCGTAGAAGCCGCCGATGTTGGTAATGCTTTAGAATCTCTCCCGGCTCAAATTTCAGGGGATGAACCGAAGGAGTTAGCATTTAATGTTAAATACTTATTAGAAGGATTAAAAGTATTTAATACGTCGGAAATTTCCATTCAGTTGAATGCAGCGACTAGCCCTGTTATTGTTAATCCGTTGGGTGGGATTAAAATGATTTATTTAGTTATGCCAGTACAATTGAGAAATTAA
- a CDS encoding AAA-like domain-containing protein, translating to MVKSVEELLGLAEALVTAKGGNPLSYIQKVILTEALLETKKTYDQIAEENGYSPSYLKNGVAPHLWQLLSDVVGEKVTKATCRCLLERELETQTIPKIFPELVFTQPIILESPEGQVPLNSIFYIERSSSELICYQEIQHQGTLLRIKAPRKMGKTSLMARILDYAQQQNYHPVRLSLHLASSLVFNSTEKFLRWFCANVTQQLGLESKIDEFWDEDVGALVSSSLYFQGYLLEEIQQPIVLALDEVNQLFEYPSLARDVLALLRSWHEETRDISNWQKLRFVIVYSTDIYIPLDTNKSPFNVGLGIDLHPFNLDQVQTLSRRYGLNLTEQELKELTEFVGGFPYLVRLAFDHCVRRNIPLPELLEQANTDTGIYSDHLHEQLWLLQQDPDLVTTYQQIIATTHPIKIEQVKAFKLKSMGLIHINGNQVIPSCELYRQYFQECFREILY from the coding sequence ATGGTCAAGAGTGTTGAGGAACTTTTGGGATTAGCTGAAGCTTTGGTTACAGCCAAAGGTGGAAATCCCCTGAGTTATATCCAAAAGGTGATTTTAACAGAAGCCTTATTAGAAACAAAAAAAACTTACGATCAAATTGCCGAAGAAAATGGCTATTCTCCCAGTTATTTAAAAAATGGGGTTGCTCCGCACCTTTGGCAACTCTTATCGGATGTGGTGGGTGAAAAAGTAACTAAAGCCACTTGTCGCTGTTTATTAGAACGGGAATTAGAAACTCAAACTATCCCGAAAATTTTTCCTGAACTTGTTTTTACTCAACCGATTATTTTAGAATCCCCAGAAGGTCAAGTTCCGCTTAATTCTATTTTTTATATTGAGCGATCGTCCAGTGAACTGATTTGTTATCAAGAAATTCAACATCAAGGTACTTTACTGCGAATTAAAGCCCCTCGAAAGATGGGAAAAACCTCTTTAATGGCTCGCATTTTGGATTATGCTCAACAGCAAAATTATCACCCGGTTCGTTTAAGTCTTCATCTGGCGAGTAGTTTAGTCTTTAACTCAACGGAAAAATTCTTACGTTGGTTTTGTGCGAATGTGACTCAACAGTTAGGCTTAGAATCTAAAATAGATGAATTTTGGGATGAAGATGTGGGAGCATTAGTCAGTAGTTCTTTATATTTTCAAGGTTATTTATTAGAGGAAATTCAGCAACCGATTGTTTTAGCACTGGATGAAGTCAATCAGTTATTTGAGTATCCCTCCTTAGCTCGTGATGTCTTAGCTTTATTACGCTCTTGGCATGAAGAAACACGGGATATTAGCAATTGGCAAAAATTAAGGTTTGTGATTGTTTATTCTACCGATATTTATATTCCTTTGGATACTAATAAATCTCCGTTTAATGTCGGTTTAGGGATTGATTTACATCCTTTTAATCTCGATCAAGTTCAAACTTTATCTCGAAGGTATGGATTAAACTTAACCGAGCAAGAGTTAAAAGAACTTACAGAATTTGTTGGGGGATTTCCTTATTTAGTACGATTAGCATTTGATCATTGTGTGCGTCGAAATATTCCCCTCCCAGAGTTGCTAGAACAGGCAAACACTGATACAGGAATTTATAGCGATCACCTCCATGAACAGTTATGGTTACTTCAACAAGATCCTGATTTAGTCACTACTTATCAACAAATTATCGCTACAACTCATCCCATTAAAATTGAACAAGTAAAAGCGTTTAAATTAAAAAGTATGGGGTTAATTCATATTAATGGAAATCAAGTTATTCCCAGTTGTGAGTTATATCGTCAATATTTTCAAGAGTGTTTTAGAGAAATTTTATATTAA
- a CDS encoding HEAT repeat domain-containing protein — protein sequence MFDQSIYMTNSLEELRSGNATRQAEALLKLVDDEVYEAVPDILPLLNSPETAIRSSAAYALGYLGIDQVKTVGFALMNRLNDPEEIVRSDVIEALGALQYIEAITQIKCKLINDPSALVRASAAEALGELGEPEAIETLEKSLLKLDEDEAVRAYAANSIGLLGSDLILPKLKIYLQYFEKSIKIKAELLGAIYYLGAKEALQQLIGLLDDADENLAIAILNILTDLKDRTNLDQLLQDAPEMESKLKNISQKMPILITHKKQILTA from the coding sequence ATGTTTGATCAATCAATCTATATGACAAATAGTTTAGAAGAGTTGAGATCCGGTAATGCAACCAGACAAGCTGAGGCATTACTAAAGTTAGTTGATGATGAAGTTTATGAAGCTGTACCGGATATTCTACCCTTATTAAACTCACCAGAAACTGCAATTCGTTCTAGTGCGGCTTACGCATTAGGTTATCTGGGAATTGATCAGGTTAAAACAGTAGGTTTTGCCTTAATGAATAGACTCAATGATCCTGAAGAAATTGTTAGGTCTGATGTAATTGAAGCTTTGGGAGCATTGCAATATATTGAGGCTATTACTCAAATTAAATGTAAATTAATTAACGATCCTTCTGCTTTAGTTCGTGCGTCAGCAGCAGAAGCATTGGGAGAATTGGGAGAACCCGAAGCAATAGAAACATTAGAAAAATCCTTATTAAAACTAGATGAAGATGAAGCTGTTCGCGCCTATGCTGCAAATTCTATTGGTCTTTTAGGGAGTGATTTAATTTTACCAAAACTCAAAATTTATCTTCAATACTTTGAGAAAAGTATCAAAATAAAAGCAGAACTACTAGGAGCAATATATTATTTAGGTGCAAAAGAAGCTTTACAACAACTGATAGGATTATTAGATGATGCCGATGAGAATTTAGCGATCGCAATTCTTAATATCTTAACTGATTTAAAAGATCGGACAAATTTAGATCAACTCTTACAAGATGCTCCTGAAATGGAAAGTAAATTGAAAAATATTAGTCAAAAGATGCCGATTTTAATTACTCATAAAAAACAGATTTTAACAGCTTAA
- a CDS encoding AbrB/MazE/SpoVT family DNA-binding domain-containing protein — MTIKSIAKVTSEGKLEIPPEILQQLQPLTEYEISVTESEIKLTKTQKKLSLDELFQRIDESEPDPNQPSLEEISEIVKEVRKELWGKS; from the coding sequence ATGACCATCAAATCCATTGCCAAAGTCACTTCTGAAGGAAAATTAGAAATTCCTCCCGAAATATTACAACAACTGCAACCTTTAACGGAATATGAAATATCCGTTACAGAAAGTGAAATTAAACTGACAAAAACTCAAAAAAAGTTAAGCTTAGATGAGTTATTTCAACGGATTGATGAATCCGAACCAGATCCCAATCAGCCGAGTTTAGAAGAAATTAGTGAAATAGTCAAAGAAGTTAGAAAAGAATTGTGGGGAAAATCATGA
- a CDS encoding putative toxin-antitoxin system toxin component, PIN family: protein MRVVLDVNIWISALLWGGLPSQILHLSRQNKITIFVSESLLGELETTLKRTKFKNQLKKRNHTVEYLITGDQDLLVLDNFRGILIMKPTDFLNCYFLSERNNNG, encoded by the coding sequence ATGAGAGTTGTTCTTGATGTTAATATCTGGATTTCTGCTTTATTATGGGGAGGTTTACCATCTCAAATATTACATCTATCCAGACAGAACAAGATAACTATTTTTGTTTCTGAATCTTTATTGGGAGAATTAGAAACAACTTTAAAACGTACCAAGTTTAAAAATCAGCTTAAAAAGCGAAATCATACCGTTGAATATTTAATTACGGGAGATCAAGATTTATTAGTGTTAGATAATTTTAGGGGAATACTGATTATGAAACCTACCGATTTTCTGAATTGTTATTTTTTATCTGAACGCAATAACAATGGTTAA
- a CDS encoding phosphoketolase family protein, producing MTATTIPEFCQGIQYFSDSFPEFDSYGKTPIIAENSVSISDPHDATAAYQTLLYADALRYLTLQITASKASGHPGGFASSVEAYAALVMLGHKNIMTEVGHHAPGFYSAVFLDRSLEDMGIFTVQQLRDRFREKHGLLGHLSGFIPGLLNPAGPLGQGQHFAMAGALLHRNVLFPFTLGDGGMGEPYPMSSMMHFHTAYPDVTNFLPVLVWNGYSQEHHSMVSTKTNAEMIAYWKGNGFSEVILVDAKDFDDQNQPGDYVDSTAFSINKRIEFTQAILGAMDKAAKSALGDQLTVFIIKQLKGAGVHARGAKSHNLYPGDTLDSPHIINALKERALPIAAWELVRTNLERSSGGPAAKTVVTEFDYHLPELGELPLEEYPVGGDPKVATTAMGSLVVYVGQKDPHFIVTNADGNAASGINNINQGLKIIHPTTDNTYFQQPQGQVYEPLSEDACAGLAVGLSLLGARTLWCSYESFAINGVPILQTVAQAMAELRRATPSTVCLFTAGALEQGRNGWTHQRPEIEAYFAAMMRNGNVFPVFPPDANSIQVCYDWALTTKNKSIIITASKSPLPIRTTFEQTRQGLKDGAVVLQEVPGDKTVVFAVIGDMTLIPVFEAAAFLETEGIGVRIISIINPRRLYRSHDVLSETCSEPDNDFASDETFNQLFAGDALIGVTGGSSLMLEPIMLRSNSKRDTFAWKRGETTASAGELMAFNGITSEALTKRAIELIH from the coding sequence ATGACAGCAACAACAATACCCGAATTTTGTCAAGGAATTCAGTATTTTAGCGACAGTTTCCCCGAATTTGACAGCTATGGGAAAACACCAATTATTGCTGAAAATAGTGTATCAATTTCTGATCCCCATGATGCCACAGCCGCCTATCAAACCTTACTTTATGCCGATGCTCTGCGTTATTTAACCTTACAAATTACCGCGAGTAAAGCCTCTGGACACCCTGGAGGATTTGCCTCTAGTGTAGAAGCTTATGCTGCGTTAGTGATGCTCGGTCATAAAAATATTATGACGGAAGTGGGACACCATGCCCCAGGGTTTTATAGTGCGGTGTTCTTAGATCGTTCCCTAGAAGATATGGGGATTTTCACGGTTCAACAATTGCGCGATCGCTTCCGCGAAAAACATGGACTCCTCGGCCACCTTTCCGGCTTTATTCCGGGTCTGCTCAACCCTGCTGGGCCATTGGGTCAGGGACAACATTTTGCTATGGCTGGGGCATTGTTACACCGAAATGTCCTATTTCCGTTCACTCTCGGCGATGGGGGCATGGGTGAACCCTACCCCATGAGTAGCATGATGCACTTCCACACCGCCTATCCTGACGTGACCAATTTCTTGCCCGTGTTGGTGTGGAACGGCTACAGCCAGGAACATCATAGCATGGTTTCGACAAAAACCAATGCAGAAATGATTGCTTACTGGAAAGGTAACGGATTTTCAGAAGTGATTTTAGTCGATGCTAAAGATTTTGATGACCAAAATCAACCCGGTGATTATGTTGATAGTACCGCCTTTTCGATTAATAAACGAATTGAATTTACCCAAGCCATTTTAGGAGCAATGGATAAAGCTGCAAAATCAGCTTTAGGGGATCAATTAACCGTGTTTATTATTAAACAATTGAAAGGAGCAGGAGTTCACGCCCGGGGCGCAAAATCTCACAACCTTTATCCAGGGGATACCTTGGATAGTCCCCATATTATTAACGCTTTAAAAGAACGGGCGTTACCGATCGCAGCGTGGGAATTAGTGCGAACCAATTTAGAACGATCCAGTGGTGGCCCTGCGGCTAAAACCGTTGTCACCGAGTTTGATTACCATTTACCCGAATTAGGTGAATTACCCCTAGAAGAATATCCGGTTGGCGGTGATCCCAAAGTAGCAACAACCGCAATGGGGTCATTAGTCGTTTATGTTGGGCAAAAAGATCCCCATTTTATTGTTACTAATGCCGATGGTAATGCCGCTTCTGGAATTAACAATATTAACCAGGGATTAAAGATTATTCACCCAACAACGGATAATACTTATTTTCAACAACCCCAAGGGCAAGTTTATGAACCCTTAAGCGAGGATGCTTGTGCGGGTTTAGCGGTAGGATTATCCTTATTAGGAGCGAGAACTTTATGGTGTTCCTATGAATCTTTTGCGATTAACGGGGTTCCAATTTTGCAAACAGTAGCCCAAGCCATGGCTGAGTTACGACGTGCTACCCCCTCAACGGTTTGTTTATTCACCGCCGGAGCCTTAGAACAGGGTCGCAACGGTTGGACACACCAACGGCCGGAAATTGAAGCCTATTTCGCCGCCATGATGCGGAATGGTAACGTTTTCCCGGTGTTTCCCCCCGATGCCAATAGCATTCAAGTGTGCTACGATTGGGCTTTAACAACCAAAAATAAGAGCATTATTATTACCGCGAGTAAGTCTCCGTTACCCATCCGCACGACGTTTGAACAAACTCGCCAAGGCTTAAAAGATGGGGCTGTGGTGTTACAGGAAGTCCCAGGGGATAAAACCGTTGTGTTTGCAGTGATTGGGGATATGACCTTAATTCCGGTGTTTGAAGCGGCGGCATTTTTGGAAACGGAAGGAATTGGAGTGCGAATTATTTCTATTATTAACCCTCGGCGTTTATATCGTTCTCACGATGTTTTATCCGAGACTTGTTCGGAACCGGATAACGATTTTGCCAGTGATGAAACCTTTAATCAACTGTTTGCTGGAGATGCGTTAATTGGAGTAACAGGAGGGTCAAGTTTGATGTTAGAACCGATTATGTTACGCAGCAATTCTAAGCGGGATACCTTTGCTTGGAAACGGGGCGAAACCACCGCCAGCGCCGGGGAATTAATGGCATTTAATGGGATTACTTCGGAAGCGTTGACGAAACGAGCCATTGAGTTGATTCATTAA
- a CDS encoding type II toxin-antitoxin system RelE/ParE family toxin has translation MTEREENIDISLRPLVWMGDSRQNIREFPETVRISIGYALQLVQAGETPLEAKPFKGVGSGVYEIIKRYDTDTYRAVYAVKIGEKIYVLHAFQKKSKKGIKTPQADVDLIKQRYKDAVVREKSQ, from the coding sequence ATGACTGAACGTGAGGAAAATATAGATATTTCTTTACGCCCTTTAGTTTGGATGGGAGATTCTCGTCAAAATATCCGTGAGTTTCCTGAGACAGTGCGTATATCTATCGGTTATGCGTTACAATTAGTACAAGCGGGGGAAACACCTTTAGAAGCGAAGCCCTTTAAGGGAGTCGGCTCTGGAGTCTATGAAATTATTAAACGTTATGATACAGACACTTATCGAGCCGTTTACGCTGTTAAAATTGGGGAAAAAATTTATGTTCTCCACGCTTTTCAAAAGAAATCAAAGAAAGGTATCAAAACGCCCCAGGCTGATGTTGACCTGATTAAACAACGTTATAAAGATGCAGTGGTAAGGGAGAAATCACAATGA
- a CDS encoding UPF0175 family protein, whose protein sequence is MNITIPDEILTSAKMSEDDIKLELAILLYQQKKISTGQARRLAGMHLIQFQKEMSKRGVCVNYDVEDFQADIETLKRLGEYRSRGSRGDRFSN, encoded by the coding sequence ATGAACATTACCATCCCCGATGAAATATTAACATCTGCTAAAATGTCAGAAGATGACATTAAATTAGAATTAGCTATTTTACTTTATCAACAGAAAAAAATTAGCACAGGACAAGCTCGCCGTTTAGCAGGAATGCACTTAATTCAATTTCAAAAAGAAATGTCTAAAAGAGGGGTTTGTGTTAATTATGATGTTGAGGATTTTCAAGCTGACATTGAAACCTTAAAAAGACTTGGTGAATATAGATCCAGGGGAAGCAGAGGCGATCGCTTTAGCAATTGA
- a CDS encoding helix-turn-helix domain-containing protein yields the protein MTQEQIFEESSGNVFADLGLDDADELLTRGKIGIQVVRLLQRRNLKQQEISKILGITQREVSDLMKGEFQQFSEGKLLNFLKRLDIEVTLYLRPRNQDVETAIAL from the coding sequence ATGACACAAGAACAAATTTTTGAAGAAAGTAGTGGTAATGTATTTGCTGACCTTGGTTTGGATGATGCGGATGAACTTTTGACACGGGGAAAAATAGGAATCCAAGTAGTACGTTTGCTCCAAAGACGTAATCTAAAACAGCAGGAAATTAGCAAAATTCTCGGTATTACACAAAGGGAAGTATCTGATTTGATGAAGGGGGAATTTCAACAATTCAGTGAAGGTAAACTTCTCAATTTTTTGAAACGACTCGATATAGAAGTTACTTTATATCTTCGTCCAAGAAATCAAGATGTAGAAACAGCGATCGCACTTTGA
- a CDS encoding cytochrome P450 produces MKAQLPPASKRPALWEKIYWIADPLDYMDTYARQYEDIFTNYILGANNPWIFVSHPQGIQKVLTDDIFEAPGSVNKILAPLTGDNSIFILEGDRHKRERKLLMPSFHGERMRDYGELITDITHQIMEKLPLKQTFIARDIMQAISLDVILKVVFGVYEGERYNQLKPLLSGMLDIGKSPLTSSFLFFPILQQNLGSWSPWGYFLKQRQKIDELLYAEIRERRENPDESRTDMLNLMIAARDEEGNPMTDQELRDELLTFLFAGHETTATAMAWALYWIHHQPEVYEKLMSELNSLSRDADGMEIFRLPYLTAVCQETLRIYPVGMLTFARTNKESVDLMGYQLPPKTPVVGCIYLTHRREDLYPQADQFKPERFLERKFSAYEFLPFGGGSRLCLGMALAQYEMKLVLATILLNYELHSLEKQPVKAVRRGITLAPKGGIKMELLNKRSQPPKPRVLVGTV; encoded by the coding sequence ATGAAAGCACAACTGCCTCCTGCATCTAAACGTCCTGCTCTTTGGGAAAAAATCTATTGGATTGCTGACCCCCTCGATTATATGGATACCTACGCCCGACAATATGAAGATATCTTTACCAATTATATTCTCGGTGCAAACAATCCTTGGATTTTTGTTAGCCATCCCCAAGGGATTCAAAAAGTTTTAACGGATGATATCTTTGAAGCTCCGGGTTCAGTGAATAAAATTTTAGCCCCTTTAACTGGAGATAACTCTATCTTCATATTAGAGGGCGATCGCCATAAACGAGAACGGAAATTATTAATGCCATCGTTTCATGGGGAAAGAATGCGAGACTATGGGGAATTAATAACAGATATTACTCACCAGATTATGGAAAAATTACCCCTAAAACAGACTTTTATAGCCAGGGATATCATGCAAGCAATTTCTTTAGATGTAATTCTAAAAGTTGTTTTTGGGGTGTATGAAGGAGAACGATATAATCAGTTAAAACCCCTTTTATCGGGAATGCTAGATATTGGTAAATCCCCCTTAACTTCTAGCTTCTTATTTTTCCCAATTTTACAACAAAATTTAGGATCTTGGAGTCCTTGGGGATATTTCTTGAAACAGCGTCAAAAAATTGATGAGTTATTATATGCAGAAATTCGGGAGCGTCGTGAAAACCCCGATGAATCTCGCACGGATATGCTGAATTTAATGATTGCTGCACGGGACGAAGAAGGCAACCCGATGACGGATCAAGAATTACGAGATGAGTTATTAACATTCTTATTTGCTGGGCATGAAACGACTGCTACAGCAATGGCATGGGCGTTATATTGGATTCATCATCAGCCGGAAGTGTATGAAAAATTAATGTCAGAGTTAAATAGTTTGTCGCGGGATGCTGATGGGATGGAAATTTTTCGCTTACCTTATTTAACGGCTGTTTGTCAGGAAACTTTACGAATTTATCCTGTTGGGATGTTAACATTTGCTCGAACTAATAAAGAATCAGTGGATTTGATGGGTTATCAATTACCTCCAAAAACCCCAGTGGTGGGCTGTATTTATTTAACCCATCGCCGGGAAGATTTGTATCCGCAAGCGGATCAATTTAAACCAGAACGCTTTTTAGAGCGTAAGTTTTCTGCTTATGAATTTCTTCCCTTTGGTGGAGGTAGTCGTTTATGTTTAGGAATGGCCTTAGCTCAATATGAAATGAAGTTAGTATTAGCTACAATTTTGTTAAATTATGAGTTACATTCGTTAGAAAAACAACCTGTAAAAGCAGTGCGTCGAGGGATAACTTTAGCACCAAAAGGAGGGATTAAAATGGAACTCCTAAATAAACGTTCACAACCCCCAAAACCCAGGGTCTTAGTCGGTACAGTTTAG